The following proteins are co-located in the Funiculus sociatus GB2-C1 genome:
- a CDS encoding RNA-guided endonuclease InsQ/TnpB family protein — MIVLEFKAKGKTTQYSAINEAIKTAQFVRNKCIRYWMDNQGVGQKDLYRHNTALRAEYPFVKALNSHACQASVERAYSSIARFYDNCKKSVPGKKGYPRFKKNCRSVEYKTSGWTLSENRKQVTFTDKKEIGKLKLKGTWDLNFYQIDQIKRVRLVKRADGYYVQFLIRSENFHSIKPTGNTIGLDVGIKEFYTDSHGYSEPNPKFYRSGEKRLKLYQHRASRKKKGSANRKRAVNRLGRVHLKISRQREEHAKKVARCVIQSNDLVAYEDLRIKNLVKNHCLAKSINDAGWYQFRKWLEYFGVKFGRVTVAVNPAYTSQNCSNCGNCVKKSLSMRTHACKCGFVLDRDWNAAINILNLALSTVGHTGTWILDPNASGDLVSTVLGESLSRQAESLNEESPHL, encoded by the coding sequence ATGATCGTTTTAGAGTTTAAGGCTAAAGGGAAGACAACTCAATACAGTGCGATAAATGAGGCGATAAAAACCGCTCAATTCGTCCGCAACAAGTGCATTCGTTATTGGATGGACAATCAGGGTGTAGGACAAAAAGACCTTTATCGTCACAATACGGCACTCAGAGCAGAGTATCCCTTTGTTAAAGCTTTAAATTCTCATGCCTGTCAAGCCTCGGTAGAAAGAGCCTATAGCTCCATTGCTCGGTTTTACGACAACTGCAAAAAGTCCGTTCCGGGTAAAAAGGGTTATCCACGGTTTAAAAAGAATTGTCGTTCAGTGGAATATAAAACCTCCGGCTGGACACTTTCTGAGAACAGGAAACAAGTTACTTTTACCGACAAAAAAGAGATTGGCAAGCTGAAGCTCAAGGGAACTTGGGATTTGAACTTTTACCAAATAGACCAGATAAAGCGAGTCCGGTTGGTCAAAAGAGCTGATGGATATTATGTTCAGTTCCTAATAAGAAGTGAAAACTTTCATAGTATAAAACCTACAGGAAATACGATTGGTTTAGATGTAGGAATCAAGGAGTTTTATACCGATAGTCATGGATATAGCGAACCAAACCCCAAGTTTTATCGTTCTGGAGAAAAGCGGCTAAAGTTATACCAACACCGTGCTTCTCGGAAGAAAAAAGGCTCTGCTAACCGCAAGAGAGCTGTTAATAGATTAGGGCGAGTACACCTCAAAATAAGTAGGCAACGTGAAGAACACGCCAAAAAAGTGGCGCGTTGCGTAATCCAATCTAACGATTTGGTCGCCTACGAAGACTTGAGGATTAAGAACTTGGTCAAAAATCACTGTCTCGCCAAATCTATTAACGATGCAGGTTGGTATCAGTTCAGGAAATGGTTGGAGTATTTTGGAGTCAAATTTGGCAGGGTGACAGTTGCAGTAAACCCAGCTTACACTTCTCAAAATTGCTCTAACTGCGGCAATTGCGTTAAGAAGTCTTTGTCGATGAGAACCCATGCTTGTAAGTGTGGATTTGTATTAGACCGAGACTGGAATGCCGCAATTAACATCTTGAACTTAGCCTTAAGTACCGTAGGTCATACGGGAACTTGGATCTTAGATCCGAACGCTTCGGGAGATTTGGTCTCTACTGTTTTAGGCGAAAGCCTATCTCGGCAAGCTGAGTCGTTGAACGAAGAATCTCCGCACTTATAG